The Rhizobium sp. NLR16a genomic sequence CAACCAGACCGGCCAGATGCTGGCGGCGCTGATGGGAGTTGCCCAGGCGACCTTCGCCTCGAAGATCGAGATCGGCGATGGCAAAGCAACCGTCACCCGAGAAGTCGATGGCGGCCTGCAGACGATCGAGATCAAGCTGCCGGCGGTCGTCACCACGGATCTGCGCTTGAACGAACCGCGTTATGCCTCGCTGCCGAATATCATGAAGGCGAAGAAGAAGCCGCTCGACAAGAAGGCGCCGAGCGACTTCGGCATCTCGACCACGCCACGTCTCAAGGTGTTGAAGACCGAGGAGCCGTCCGGCCGCAAGGCCGGCGTCAAGGTCAAGTCGGTCGCCGAACTGATCGACAAGCTCAAAAACGAAGCCGGCGTGCTGTAATCAGCTTGGAACAGGAGCCATCATCATGACCATTCTTCTTCTGGCTGACCACGACAATGCCAGCCTGTCCGACCAGACCGCCAAGGCGCTGACGGCAGCCGCAAAGATCGGCGGCGATATTCATATCCTCGTCGCCGGCAAAGGCGCAAAGCCTGCTGCCGAACAAGCGGCAAAACTTGCCGGCGTCTCCAAGGTTCTGCTGGCCGAAAGCGACGAACTCGCCAACAATCTGGCCGAACCGTTGGCCGACCTGATCGTGTCGCTCTCCGCCAGCTACGACACGATCATCTCTGCCGCCACCTCGGTTGGTAAGAACGTTCTGCCGCGCGTCGCAGCTCTTCTCGATGTCGCCCAGGTCTCGGAGATCATCGAGGTGATCTCGTCCGACACCTTCAAGCGGCCGATCTATGCCGGCAATGCCATCCAGACGGTGCAGGCGAGCGATGCCAAGAAGGTCATCACCGTGCGCACCGCATCCTTCGCCTCTGCACCGGAGGGTGGTTCGGCCACCGTCGAGGCAATTCCGGCGGTTTCCGATCCGGGGCTTTCGACCTTCGTCGGCGATGCGCTGTCGGCCTCCGACCGGCCGGAACTGACGTCTGCCAAGATCATCATCTCCGGCGGCCGGGCACTCGGTTCAGCCGAGAAGTTCAAGGAAGTCATCCTGCCGCTCGCCGACAAGCTGGGTGCCGCCGTCGGCGCATCTAGAGCCGCCGTCGATGCCGGTTATGCGCCGAACGACTGGCAGGTCGGCCAGACCGGCAAGGTGGTTGCGCCGCAGCTCTACATTGCCTGCGGCATATCGGGTGCCATCCAGCATCTGGCCGGCATGAAGGATTCGAAGGTCATCGTCGCCATCAACAAGGACGAGGAGGCGCCGATCTTCCAGGTCGCCGACTACGGATTGGTCGCCGATCTCTTCGACGCCCTGCCGGAATTGCAAAAGTTGGTTTGATGACCGAGACGACTGAGCTGCCCGAACGCGAAAGCATGGAATTCGACGTTGTGATCGTCGGCGCCGGTCCGGCTGGTCTTGCGGCGGCGATCCGTCTGAAACAAGTCAATCCGGAACTCTCCGTCGTCGTGCTGGAGAAGGGCGCGGAAGTTGGCGCGCATATTCTGTCGGGCGCCGTGGTCGATCCGATCGGCATCGACCGGCTGCTGCCCGGCTGGCGCGACGAGGCCGACCAACCGTTCAAGACTAAGGTCACGGCCGATCACTTCCTGCTGCTCGGTCCGGCCGGCTCCATTCGCCTGCCGAATGTGCTGATGCCGCCATTGATGAACAATCACGGCAACTACATCGTCTCGCTCGGAAACGTCTGTCGCTGGCTGGCGACCAAGGCCGAAGAGCTCGGCGTCGAGATCTATCCGGGCTTTGCCGCCACCGAAGTGCTCTACAATGACCAGGGTGCGGTCATCGGGGTCGCCACCGGCGATATGGGCATCGAGAAGAATGGCGAGCCTGGCCCGAACTATACCCGCGGCATGGAACTGCTCGGCAAATATACCCTGATCGGCGAGGGCGTGCGTGGCTCGCTCGCCAAGCAGTTGATCGCCAAGTTCGATCTGCAGAAGGATCGTGAACCGCAGAAATTCGGCATCGGCCTCAAGGAACTCTGGCAGGTCAAGCCGGAAAACCACAGGCCGGGTTTGGTGCAGCACTCCTTCGGCTGGCCGCTCGGCATGAAGACCGGCGGCGGCTCCTTCCTCTATCACCTGGAAGACAATCTGGTGGCCGTCGGCTTCGTCGTCCACCTCAATTACAAGAACCCCTATCTCTATCCCTTCGAGGAATTCCAGCGCTTCAAGACGCATCCGGCCATCCGCACCACGTTCGAGGGCGGCAAGCGCCTGTCCTATGGCGCCCGCGCCATCACCGAGGGCGGCTATCAGTCGGTGCCGAAGCTGGCCTTTCCCGGCGGGGCGCTGATCGGCTGTTCGGCCGGTCTCGTCAACGTGCCGCGCATCAAGGGCAGCCACAATGCGGTGCTGTCGGGCATGCTGGCCGCCGAGAAGATCGTCGCCGCGATCGCGACCGGCCGCAGCCATGACGAGGTGGCCGAGATCGAGAATGAATGGCGCAAGGGCGACATCGGCAAAGATTTGAAGCGGGTGCGCAACGTCAAGCCGCTATGGTCGAAGTTCGGCACCGCACTCGGCGTGGCGCTCGGCGGCTTCGACATGTGGACCAACCAGCTGTTCGGCTTCTCCGTCTTCGGCACGCTGAAGCATGGCAAGACCGATGCTGAGAGCCTGGAGCCGGCGTCGCAGCACAAGCCGATCGCCTATCCCAAACCCGATGGCATCTTGACCTTCGATCGCCTCTCCTCGGTGTTCCTGTCGAACACCAATCACGAGGAGGACCAGCCGGTGCATCTGCAGGTCAAGGACATGACGCTGCAGAAGCGTTCGGAACACGACATCTATGCCGGTCCGTCGACACGTTACTGTCCGGCCGGCGTCTACGAATGGGTGGAAAAGGACGGCGAAGAGGTCTTCGTCATCAACGCCCAGAACTGCGTGCACTGCAAGAC encodes the following:
- a CDS encoding electron transfer flavoprotein subunit alpha/FixB family protein, giving the protein MTILLLADHDNASLSDQTAKALTAAAKIGGDIHILVAGKGAKPAAEQAAKLAGVSKVLLAESDELANNLAEPLADLIVSLSASYDTIISAATSVGKNVLPRVAALLDVAQVSEIIEVISSDTFKRPIYAGNAIQTVQASDAKKVITVRTASFASAPEGGSATVEAIPAVSDPGLSTFVGDALSASDRPELTSAKIIISGGRALGSAEKFKEVILPLADKLGAAVGASRAAVDAGYAPNDWQVGQTGKVVAPQLYIACGISGAIQHLAGMKDSKVIVAINKDEEAPIFQVADYGLVADLFDALPELQKLV
- a CDS encoding electron transfer flavoprotein subunit beta/FixA family protein — translated: MKILVPVKRVVDYNVKIRVKPDGTGVELANVKMSMNPFDEISVEEALRLKEAGKCEEVVVVSIGPAKAEETLRTALAMGADRAILVETDDQIEPLIVAKILKAVADAEQPGLIIVGKQAIDDDSNQTGQMLAALMGVAQATFASKIEIGDGKATVTREVDGGLQTIEIKLPAVVTTDLRLNEPRYASLPNIMKAKKKPLDKKAPSDFGISTTPRLKVLKTEEPSGRKAGVKVKSVAELIDKLKNEAGVL
- a CDS encoding electron transfer flavoprotein-ubiquinone oxidoreductase, whose product is MTETTELPERESMEFDVVIVGAGPAGLAAAIRLKQVNPELSVVVLEKGAEVGAHILSGAVVDPIGIDRLLPGWRDEADQPFKTKVTADHFLLLGPAGSIRLPNVLMPPLMNNHGNYIVSLGNVCRWLATKAEELGVEIYPGFAATEVLYNDQGAVIGVATGDMGIEKNGEPGPNYTRGMELLGKYTLIGEGVRGSLAKQLIAKFDLQKDREPQKFGIGLKELWQVKPENHRPGLVQHSFGWPLGMKTGGGSFLYHLEDNLVAVGFVVHLNYKNPYLYPFEEFQRFKTHPAIRTTFEGGKRLSYGARAITEGGYQSVPKLAFPGGALIGCSAGLVNVPRIKGSHNAVLSGMLAAEKIVAAIATGRSHDEVAEIENEWRKGDIGKDLKRVRNVKPLWSKFGTALGVALGGFDMWTNQLFGFSVFGTLKHGKTDAESLEPASQHKPIAYPKPDGILTFDRLSSVFLSNTNHEEDQPVHLQVKDMTLQKRSEHDIYAGPSTRYCPAGVYEWVEKDGEEVFVINAQNCVHCKTCDIKDPNQNINWVPPQGGEGPVYPNM